One Pseudomonas tolaasii NCPPB 2192 genomic window carries:
- a CDS encoding DUF1120 domain-containing protein produces MTLGLCLTATSALCASKVDVTLTGSITPSACTPVLSPSGIVDHGRVPARSLNQYEFTELPLRTLDMNVTCNQPVLFVLVGVDNRADSSVGPGFYYGLGNNVHAPAERLGSVALAIREAVGDGQRTIVLASSNRGLTWFPETNAYPDNYMGFAHPGTLVPDPHSVLTAKLEIKTSINAAAYLTLDQEVPLDGSIVLDLRYL; encoded by the coding sequence ATGACGCTCGGTCTCTGCCTGACCGCCACCTCCGCCCTGTGTGCCTCGAAGGTCGACGTGACCTTGACCGGCAGCATCACCCCGAGCGCCTGCACACCGGTCCTGTCGCCCAGCGGTATTGTCGACCACGGGCGAGTGCCGGCCCGCTCGCTCAATCAGTACGAGTTCACCGAGCTGCCCCTGCGCACGCTGGACATGAACGTCACCTGCAACCAGCCCGTGCTGTTCGTGCTGGTCGGTGTGGATAACCGTGCCGACTCCTCCGTGGGCCCTGGCTTCTATTACGGCCTGGGCAACAACGTCCATGCCCCGGCTGAACGCCTGGGCTCGGTGGCCCTGGCCATTCGCGAAGCGGTGGGCGATGGCCAACGCACCATTGTGCTGGCCTCCAGCAATCGAGGCCTGACCTGGTTTCCCGAAACCAACGCCTACCCGGACAACTACATGGGCTTTGCGCACCCCGGCACGCTGGTGCCGGACCCGCACAGCGTGCTCACCGCCAAGCTGGAAATCAAAACGTCGATCAACGCCGCCGCCTACCTGACCCTCGACCAAGAGGTGCCGTTGGACGGCTCCATCGTGCTAGACCTGAGGTATCTGTAG
- a CDS encoding fimbria/pilus chaperone family protein, which produces MLPFPCVAKIITRVFNLVRYACLYLAALALTLWGPTLVLADGMVPDTSVVIVNEADGEASVSVTNTDAKLALLHVTLEDIPEDPAPLLFVTPPLTRVEPSKSQLIRFILQSATPLTTQRLKRVIFEGMPQGRAEGQAGHARVGVTVRQNLPVILHPKGLAPNRTPWTGLVWSLKNQQLSVNNPTPYVVRLAQELTLLPGKGSALLPRTYVLPGETLSVAASQAQASTVQMQPATVYGFAVAPYEAPITL; this is translated from the coding sequence ATGCTCCCCTTCCCTTGCGTTGCCAAAATAATTACACGGGTGTTCAACCTGGTTCGCTATGCCTGTCTCTACCTTGCCGCGCTGGCGCTGACGTTGTGGGGCCCCACCCTTGTGCTCGCCGATGGCATGGTGCCGGACACTTCGGTGGTGATCGTCAATGAGGCCGATGGCGAAGCCTCGGTGTCGGTGACCAACACCGACGCCAAGCTCGCCTTGCTGCACGTCACCCTCGAAGACATTCCCGAAGACCCGGCGCCACTGCTGTTTGTCACGCCGCCGCTGACACGGGTCGAGCCGTCCAAGAGCCAGTTGATCCGTTTCATCCTGCAATCGGCCACGCCACTGACCACCCAGCGCTTGAAACGGGTGATCTTCGAAGGCATGCCTCAGGGCCGTGCCGAAGGCCAGGCCGGGCATGCGCGAGTGGGCGTGACGGTGCGCCAGAACCTGCCGGTGATTCTGCACCCCAAGGGGCTCGCACCGAATCGCACGCCCTGGACCGGCTTGGTCTGGAGCCTGAAGAACCAGCAACTGAGTGTGAATAACCCGACGCCCTACGTGGTCCGCCTGGCTCAGGAATTGACCTTGCTGCCCGGCAAAGGCTCGGCGTTGCTGCCGCGCACCTATGTGCTGCCCGGCGAGACCTTGAGCGTGGCCGCCAGCCAGGCCCAGGCCAGCACCGTGCAGATGCAACCGGCCACCGTCTACGGGTTTGCAGTGGCGCCTTACGAAGCACCGATCACCCTTTGA
- a CDS encoding GIY-YIG nuclease family protein, with product MTDTSEPKPWFVYLVRAANGSLYCGISNDPLRRFAMHQSGKGARFFLSSPAVALVYTEQCASKGEALRQERLIKKLKKSAKECLAATGSSI from the coding sequence GTGACTGACACTTCTGAACCCAAACCCTGGTTTGTCTACCTGGTACGCGCCGCCAATGGCTCACTGTACTGCGGCATCAGCAACGACCCGTTGCGCCGCTTTGCCATGCACCAGAGCGGCAAGGGCGCGCGGTTCTTCCTGTCCAGCCCCGCCGTGGCGCTGGTGTACACCGAGCAGTGCGCGAGCAAGGGCGAGGCGTTGCGTCAGGAACGCCTGATCAAGAAGCTCAAGAAGAGCGCCAAGGAGTGCCTGGCGGCAACCGGCTCATCCATTTGA
- a CDS encoding DUF1120 domain-containing protein, translating to MKALNALIATLLLTGTGTALAASSVDLTVRGLITPSACEPTLSGGGNVEIGKISAKDLNAATETPLADHPLQLTVTCDAATLMAIEPKDNRAGSASVVDDAAFGLGLVNGAEKLGYFAMTMTSAVADGVDVGPIASRDNGLTWTRLVALINNGITSVADSTTVAPVPVQSLVADLTVSPFIAPANSLTLTEEVPIDGSTTLTVKYL from the coding sequence ATGAAAGCCCTGAATGCCCTGATCGCCACCCTGCTGCTCACCGGGACCGGCACTGCCCTGGCCGCCTCCAGCGTGGACCTGACCGTGCGTGGATTGATCACCCCAAGTGCCTGCGAGCCGACGCTGTCCGGCGGCGGCAATGTGGAGATCGGCAAGATTTCGGCCAAGGACCTCAATGCCGCGACAGAAACCCCGCTCGCGGATCACCCCTTGCAACTGACCGTCACCTGTGACGCCGCCACCTTGATGGCCATTGAACCCAAGGACAACCGGGCAGGTTCGGCCTCCGTCGTCGACGACGCTGCCTTCGGCCTGGGCCTGGTCAATGGCGCCGAAAAGCTGGGCTACTTCGCCATGACCATGACCTCGGCGGTGGCCGATGGCGTCGATGTGGGGCCCATTGCTTCGCGAGACAATGGCCTGACCTGGACACGTCTGGTGGCTCTGATCAACAACGGCATCACCTCCGTCGCCGACAGCACCACCGTCGCGCCCGTTCCGGTGCAGTCGCTGGTGGCCGATTTGACTGTCTCGCCCTTCATCGCCCCGGCCAACAGCCTGACCCTGACCGAGGAAGTGCCGATCGACGGTTCGACGACCCTGACCGTCAAATACCTGTAA
- a CDS encoding response regulator → MPAHFPARGSSEPVADIDVPQVRVLVVDDHQTYRFLLGSLLERLGVAYQCCCNGQEALKRLTTECFDLMISDCRMPVMDGYALTRELRIREQVQGRPPMIVLGLTGGLGPEEIRQCVACGMDGWLIKPIGFAQLRDVLCYWLSSPKSSTSATPAALPGGTLPSRASLIAAFGTWEVVEPMLLSLVQEADADLAVLAHAQVTRDANMAAQRLHRLVGSVAFLGASGLEARAVDLIKRVRVNGVAMNTPALRMFCHDVERYLNYLTQI, encoded by the coding sequence ATGCCTGCTCACTTTCCAGCGCGAGGTTCGAGCGAGCCAGTTGCTGATATTGATGTGCCCCAAGTGCGTGTCTTGGTGGTGGACGACCACCAGACTTATCGTTTTCTACTGGGATCGCTGCTCGAAAGACTCGGCGTTGCTTATCAGTGTTGTTGCAATGGTCAGGAAGCGCTGAAACGGCTGACTACCGAGTGTTTCGACCTGATGATCAGTGATTGCCGCATGCCGGTCATGGACGGTTACGCGTTGACTCGAGAGCTGCGGATACGTGAGCAGGTCCAGGGGCGGCCGCCCATGATTGTGCTAGGGCTGACGGGGGGGCTCGGACCGGAAGAGATCCGTCAATGTGTGGCGTGTGGAATGGACGGCTGGCTGATCAAGCCCATCGGGTTCGCCCAGTTGCGCGATGTGCTGTGCTACTGGCTGTCGTCGCCGAAGTCATCGACTTCTGCCACGCCTGCGGCCTTGCCCGGTGGCACTCTGCCAAGTCGCGCCAGTTTGATCGCGGCGTTCGGCACGTGGGAGGTGGTGGAGCCGATGTTGCTGAGCCTGGTGCAGGAGGCCGATGCGGACCTCGCCGTGCTGGCCCACGCGCAAGTCACCCGGGACGCGAATATGGCTGCCCAACGTTTGCACCGGTTGGTGGGCAGCGTTGCGTTCTTGGGTGCTAGCGGCCTGGAGGCGAGGGCAGTGGACCTGATCAAACGAGTACGGGTAAACGGCGTGGCAATGAATACTCCGGCATTGAGGATGTTCTGCCACGATGTCGAGCGGTATCTGAATTATCTTACGCAAATTTGA
- a CDS encoding response regulator transcription factor — MIRIIIADDHPIVRVGQKVVIEASGKCKVVGEADGPDQLLELVNRVPCDVIVTDFAMPGNQQADGYGLLGLLNRKYPAVPVILVTMFANVATLRAAFSHGARGVIAKSASARELPQALNAVVQGRQFVSECLRVQLDQVCGSQPTQTPTLSGKEQEVVRMLASGMTVSQIAARVNRSISTISKQKSTAMHRLCISTDVDLFAYARETGMVP, encoded by the coding sequence ATGATCCGCATCATTATTGCTGACGATCACCCTATTGTTCGTGTTGGGCAAAAGGTAGTGATCGAGGCAAGTGGCAAGTGCAAAGTGGTCGGCGAAGCCGACGGGCCCGATCAATTGTTGGAGTTGGTCAACCGTGTGCCCTGCGACGTGATAGTGACCGACTTCGCCATGCCGGGAAATCAGCAGGCCGATGGGTATGGCCTGTTGGGTTTGTTGAACCGAAAATACCCGGCGGTACCGGTCATCCTGGTGACCATGTTTGCCAATGTCGCCACGCTGCGCGCGGCATTCAGCCATGGCGCGCGCGGCGTGATCGCCAAAAGCGCTTCCGCCAGGGAGCTGCCCCAGGCTCTGAATGCCGTGGTACAGGGCCGACAATTCGTCAGCGAATGCCTGCGCGTGCAATTGGACCAGGTGTGTGGTTCGCAACCGACCCAGACGCCAACCCTGTCCGGCAAGGAACAGGAGGTTGTGCGCATGCTCGCCAGCGGTATGACCGTCAGCCAGATTGCTGCGCGGGTTAATCGCAGTATTTCAACTATCAGCAAACAAAAGAGCACGGCGATGCACCGGCTGTGTATATCTACCGATGTCGATTTGTTCGCCTATGCACGGGAGACGGGGATGGTGCCTTAG
- a CDS encoding nuclear transport factor 2 family protein translates to MSDAHTALINHFYQAFQRLDAEAMAACYTDDVLFSDPAFGELRGRDASDMWRMLTTRAKDFSLTFDNVRSDERSGGAHWVATYLFSATGNTVVNDIQARFVFRDGKICEHHDSFDLWRWSRQALGTKGLLLGWTPLVKNAVRTQALRGLKAFQASR, encoded by the coding sequence ATGAGTGATGCCCACACCGCCCTGATCAACCATTTCTACCAGGCCTTCCAACGCCTGGACGCCGAAGCCATGGCGGCCTGTTATACCGACGATGTGCTATTCAGCGACCCGGCTTTCGGTGAGCTGCGCGGCCGTGACGCCAGTGACATGTGGCGCATGCTCACCACCCGCGCCAAGGACTTTTCCCTGACTTTCGATAACGTGCGCAGTGATGAGCGCAGCGGCGGCGCACATTGGGTGGCGACCTACCTGTTCAGCGCCACCGGCAACACGGTGGTCAACGATATCCAGGCGCGCTTTGTGTTTCGCGACGGCAAGATCTGTGAGCACCACGACAGCTTCGACTTGTGGCGCTGGTCGCGCCAGGCCTTGGGCACCAAGGGCCTGTTGCTCGGTTGGACACCGCTGGTGAAAAACGCCGTGCGCACCCAAGCCCTGCGTGGTTTGAAGGCATTCCAGGCCAGTCGTTGA
- a CDS encoding glutathione S-transferase family protein translates to MSELILHHYPQSPFAEKARLLLGFKGLSWHSVNIPPMLPKPDLTALTGGYRKTPVLQVGADVYCDTALIARRLEQEKATPALFPLGQEMNAQAFAFWADNVVFHHAVSLVFQPESLAVRFAKLPPEILQALAADRVGLFTGGTANKIPPELARHQWPALMLRVEQQLQHEQGDFLFGEPSIADFALAHPLWFLKGSPVTAPLVDEYPAAVAWLGRVLGFGHGTPSEMSAEQALEIARNATPAALPDEVFVDPNGFKPGQQVTISATDYGVDPIAGELLFAGREELILRRHGERSGTVHVHFPRLGFRIQAQ, encoded by the coding sequence ATGTCTGAGTTGATCCTCCACCACTACCCGCAATCTCCTTTCGCCGAAAAAGCCCGGTTGCTGTTGGGTTTCAAAGGGCTGTCCTGGCATTCGGTGAATATCCCGCCAATGCTGCCCAAGCCTGATCTGACCGCATTGACCGGTGGCTATCGCAAAACGCCCGTGTTGCAGGTTGGCGCAGACGTTTATTGCGACACGGCACTGATCGCCCGTCGTCTGGAACAGGAAAAAGCCACGCCGGCGCTGTTTCCACTCGGTCAGGAAATGAATGCCCAGGCGTTTGCCTTCTGGGCCGACAACGTGGTGTTTCACCATGCCGTAAGCCTGGTGTTCCAGCCGGAATCGCTGGCGGTGCGTTTTGCCAAATTGCCGCCTGAAATATTGCAGGCGTTGGCCGCCGACCGTGTCGGGTTGTTCACCGGTGGCACCGCGAACAAGATCCCGCCCGAGTTGGCCCGGCATCAGTGGCCCGCGCTCATGCTGAGGGTAGAGCAGCAATTGCAGCATGAGCAGGGTGATTTTCTGTTCGGCGAGCCGTCGATTGCCGACTTTGCCCTGGCGCACCCGTTATGGTTTCTCAAAGGCTCGCCAGTGACGGCGCCGTTGGTGGACGAGTATCCGGCGGCGGTTGCCTGGTTGGGACGCGTGCTGGGCTTCGGCCACGGGACCCCCAGCGAAATGAGCGCCGAGCAGGCGCTGGAGATCGCGCGTAACGCCACACCGGCCGCTCTGCCGGATGAGGTTTTTGTGGATCCCAATGGCTTTAAACCGGGCCAGCAGGTCACCATCAGCGCGACGGACTACGGTGTCGACCCGATCGCCGGCGAGTTGCTGTTTGCCGGGCGTGAAGAGCTGATCCTGCGCCGTCACGGCGAACGCAGCGGCACGGTGCATGTGCATTTCCCACGCTTGGGTTTTCGCATTCAGGCGCAATAA
- a CDS encoding DUF1120 domain-containing protein translates to MDRPTLAFLLAALAPGAFAASSTDLSVSGTITPSACAPVLSNGGVIDHGKMTAKDLQPSSPTLLDPAEMRLEVQCEGETFFTLTTVDNRAGTSAINPRHHGLGVTAEKEKLGSVAFSLFDPVADDKPVKVITSSNGGANWSASIYLGHEALTSFAALDGPNTPIALKTLNARLRAFTIIVPATDLTLLDEVPLDGQATLQLKYL, encoded by the coding sequence ATGGATAGACCCACCCTCGCCTTCCTGCTAGCCGCCCTTGCGCCTGGCGCGTTCGCTGCCAGCAGTACGGACCTGAGCGTCTCCGGGACCATTACCCCCAGCGCCTGCGCCCCCGTGCTGTCGAACGGTGGCGTGATCGATCACGGCAAGATGACCGCCAAGGACCTGCAACCCAGCTCCCCCACGTTGCTTGATCCGGCCGAGATGCGCCTTGAAGTGCAGTGCGAGGGTGAGACCTTTTTCACCTTGACCACCGTGGATAACCGCGCGGGCACCTCTGCCATCAACCCGAGGCACCACGGCCTGGGCGTGACCGCCGAGAAAGAGAAATTGGGCAGCGTGGCGTTTTCGCTGTTCGACCCGGTGGCCGATGACAAACCGGTCAAGGTCATCACCTCAAGCAACGGCGGCGCCAACTGGTCCGCTTCGATCTACCTGGGGCATGAAGCACTGACCTCGTTTGCCGCCCTCGACGGCCCCAACACCCCCATCGCCCTGAAAACCCTGAATGCCCGGCTGCGCGCATTCACCATCATCGTGCCCGCCACCGACCTGACCCTGCTCGATGAGGTGCCACTGGACGGCCAGGCCACGCTGCAACTCAAGTACTTGTGA
- a CDS encoding TonB-dependent siderophore receptor, giving the protein MKSTAGGWVKQWLGASVLAVSGLALLPLAVAQAQEQQSAQFNFALAAKPLPQALADFSRVTGISVIYTDEAPYGLSAPAVSGQMSATQALQRLLGNSGFTFRQIDARTLALEPVPTDGAVNLGATTISGANPAQDTTSYQPPPTCSVMRSHGLLLETPQTVNVVPAQVLRDQQPRNLDDALGNISGITQANTLGSTQDAVMLRGFGDNRNGSIMQDGMPVVQGRALNSTAERVEVLKGPSSLLYGIQDPGGVVNIVSKKPELVQSTSLTARGSTFGDGKNGSGGNLDTTGPIGDSGLAYRLIVDHEDEDYWRNYGTHRETLVAPSLAWYGDTTKVVAAYEHREFLSPFDRGTAIDPKTNHPLNIPATRRLDEPFNNMEGRSDLYRLEVDHDLNDDWKAHFGYSWNRETYDASQVRVVKVNTNGTLTRSMDGTQGALTTDRFATASLEGKVNAAGMQHDLVFGLDDEYRKIYRADLIRQAPRGTFNYNDPVYGNEVAGTKVSAPDSNQMDQLRSDSLFFQDAIHLNDQWILVGGARYQMYDQYAGKGVPFTANTDGNGQKWVPRAGLVYRYTDELSFYGSYTESFKPNSTIAPLANKSVLDGSLEPEQSKAWELGTKFDMPGRITASAALFNIEKRNVLVQVGDGLAAVYSVAGKVRSRGLELDASGQLTDKWSLIGSYAYTDAEVTEDPTLKGNRLQNVAKNTGSLSAVYDFGSILGGDQLRVGAGARYVGERAGDAANSFELPSYTVADAFASYDTKVDGQKVKFQLNVKNLFDRTYYTSSVNTQFVSIGDARQVSVSSTLTF; this is encoded by the coding sequence ATGAAGTCGACGGCGGGCGGTTGGGTTAAACAGTGGCTGGGAGCCTCGGTATTGGCGGTGTCGGGGCTGGCGTTGCTGCCCCTGGCGGTGGCGCAGGCGCAAGAACAACAGAGCGCCCAGTTCAACTTTGCCCTGGCAGCCAAGCCGCTGCCTCAGGCTCTGGCGGATTTCAGCCGGGTCACCGGGATCAGCGTGATCTACACCGATGAAGCGCCGTACGGCTTGAGCGCTCCGGCGGTCAGCGGGCAGATGAGCGCAACCCAGGCCTTGCAACGCTTGCTGGGCAACTCGGGCTTTACCTTCCGCCAGATCGACGCCCGCACCCTGGCCCTGGAGCCGGTGCCCACCGACGGTGCCGTCAACCTCGGCGCCACCACCATCAGCGGCGCCAACCCGGCGCAAGACACCACCAGCTACCAGCCGCCGCCCACCTGCTCGGTCATGCGTTCCCACGGCTTGCTGCTGGAAACCCCGCAAACCGTCAACGTGGTGCCCGCCCAAGTGCTGCGCGATCAACAGCCGCGCAACCTGGACGACGCCCTGGGCAACATCAGTGGCATCACCCAGGCCAACACCCTCGGCAGCACTCAGGACGCGGTGATGCTGCGCGGCTTTGGCGACAACCGTAACGGCTCGATCATGCAGGACGGCATGCCTGTGGTGCAGGGCCGGGCGCTCAACTCCACCGCCGAGCGCGTCGAAGTGCTCAAGGGGCCTTCGTCGTTGTTGTATGGCATTCAGGACCCGGGGGGCGTGGTCAATATCGTCAGCAAAAAGCCTGAACTGGTGCAATCCACTTCCCTGACGGCGCGCGGCTCGACCTTCGGCGACGGCAAGAATGGCAGCGGCGGCAACCTCGACACCACCGGGCCCATTGGCGACAGCGGCCTGGCGTATCGCCTGATCGTCGACCATGAAGACGAAGATTACTGGCGTAACTACGGCACTCACCGCGAGACGCTGGTGGCGCCGTCCCTGGCCTGGTATGGCGACACCACCAAGGTGGTGGCTGCCTATGAGCACCGCGAGTTTCTTTCGCCATTCGACCGTGGCACCGCCATCGACCCCAAGACCAACCACCCGCTGAACATCCCCGCGACCCGCCGTCTGGATGAGCCGTTCAACAACATGGAAGGGCGTTCCGACCTGTACCGCCTGGAAGTCGATCACGACTTGAATGACGACTGGAAAGCCCACTTCGGCTACAGCTGGAACCGCGAAACCTACGACGCCAGCCAGGTGCGTGTGGTCAAGGTCAACACCAACGGCACCCTGACCCGCAGCATGGACGGCACCCAGGGCGCGCTGACCACCGACCGCTTCGCCACGGCCAGCCTCGAAGGCAAGGTCAATGCCGCCGGGATGCAGCATGACCTGGTGTTCGGCCTGGACGACGAGTACCGCAAAATCTACCGCGCCGACCTGATTCGCCAGGCGCCGCGTGGCACCTTCAACTACAACGACCCGGTGTACGGCAACGAAGTGGCCGGTACCAAGGTCAGTGCGCCGGACAGCAACCAGATGGACCAGTTGCGCAGCGACTCGCTGTTCTTCCAGGACGCCATTCACCTGAACGACCAGTGGATTCTGGTGGGCGGCGCACGCTACCAGATGTACGACCAATACGCCGGCAAGGGCGTGCCCTTCACCGCCAACACCGATGGCAACGGCCAGAAGTGGGTACCGCGTGCAGGGCTGGTGTACCGCTACACCGATGAATTGTCGTTCTACGGCAGCTACACCGAGTCGTTCAAACCCAACTCCACCATCGCACCGCTGGCCAACAAAAGCGTGCTGGACGGCAGCCTGGAGCCGGAGCAATCCAAGGCCTGGGAGCTGGGCACCAAGTTCGATATGCCGGGGCGCATCACCGCAAGCGCGGCGTTGTTCAACATCGAAAAACGTAACGTGCTGGTGCAGGTCGGCGACGGCCTGGCGGCTGTCTACAGCGTGGCGGGCAAAGTCCGCTCGCGCGGCCTGGAACTGGACGCCAGCGGTCAGTTGACCGACAAATGGAGCCTGATCGGCAGCTACGCCTACACCGACGCCGAGGTCACCGAAGACCCGACGCTCAAGGGCAACCGCCTGCAGAACGTGGCGAAAAATACCGGTTCGCTGTCGGCCGTCTACGACTTCGGCAGCATCCTGGGCGGCGACCAACTGCGCGTCGGTGCCGGTGCGCGTTATGTCGGCGAGCGGGCAGGGGACGCGGCCAACAGCTTCGAACTGCCGAGCTACACCGTGGCCGATGCGTTCGCCAGTTATGACACCAAGGTGGACGGACAGAAGGTCAAGTTCCAGCTCAACGTGAAGAACCTGTTTGATCGCACGTATTACACCTCCTCGGTGAACACCCAGTTTGTGTCGATCGGAGATGCGCGGCAGGTGTCGGTCTCCAGCACCCTCACGTTCTAA
- a CDS encoding DUF1120 domain-containing protein: MKDSLIALAGVLLIAHGTLALAASSVDLSVKGAITPSACTPSLSNGGLVDYGKISAQDLDPTGVTELPRTLFKLAVNCEGSSLFALDAQDNRSSIAGPAISFVLGRISPTNWIATYFLTMENVVTDDPTAYPIYSLDNGSTWIYNSERQVPANTLSAFGNQTSGIRAPVPLTDVALDLIVQPYIFPKSQIPAGETIPLDGSATFELRYL, translated from the coding sequence ATGAAAGACTCACTCATCGCCCTCGCCGGCGTTTTGCTGATCGCCCACGGAACGCTCGCGCTGGCCGCAAGCTCCGTGGACCTTTCGGTAAAAGGCGCGATTACGCCGAGCGCCTGCACTCCCAGCCTGAGCAACGGCGGGCTGGTGGACTACGGCAAGATCTCGGCTCAGGACCTGGACCCGACCGGGGTCACCGAACTGCCCAGGACCCTCTTCAAGTTGGCGGTCAATTGCGAAGGTTCGAGCCTGTTCGCGTTGGACGCACAGGACAATCGATCCTCCATCGCAGGTCCCGCCATATCCTTCGTACTGGGGCGGATCAGCCCGACAAACTGGATCGCCACGTATTTTCTGACCATGGAAAACGTGGTCACCGACGACCCCACCGCCTACCCGATCTACTCCCTGGATAACGGCTCGACCTGGATCTACAACTCCGAACGGCAGGTACCGGCCAACACACTCAGTGCTTTTGGTAATCAGACTTCCGGCATACGCGCTCCTGTTCCCCTGACAGATGTCGCGCTGGACCTCATCGTCCAACCCTACATTTTTCCCAAAAGCCAGATCCCGGCAGGCGAAACCATTCCCCTGGACGGGTCCGCCACCTTTGAGCTGCGCTACCTATGA
- a CDS encoding DUF1120 domain-containing protein: MKASTLCRCGTFGLVLNLASAAFAASNVDLAVRGIITPSACTPSLAQEGLIDYGKIAARDLNRESFTQLPLTQLPAAVDCQGPTLFALRLTDNRAGSSAAEPYGFGLGLTNASERIGVFHTTLHSPLAENTPITQLQSSDNGQSWSEVEENVALPPLRLAAFGDASSGVWSPLPIQALRVQIRVSTLIAPAQGLTLDREVPLDGSATLDLIYL; the protein is encoded by the coding sequence ATGAAGGCCTCAACGCTGTGCCGTTGCGGCACGTTCGGCCTCGTGCTCAACCTGGCCTCCGCAGCGTTCGCCGCCAGCAACGTCGACCTGGCGGTACGCGGCATCATCACCCCCAGCGCGTGTACCCCGAGCCTGGCCCAGGAGGGGCTGATCGACTACGGCAAGATCGCCGCCCGCGATCTGAACCGTGAGTCGTTCACCCAACTGCCGCTCACTCAGTTGCCCGCGGCCGTCGACTGTCAGGGCCCGACCCTGTTTGCCTTGAGGCTCACCGATAACCGTGCCGGCTCCAGCGCGGCCGAGCCCTACGGTTTCGGGCTCGGACTGACCAACGCCAGCGAGCGGATCGGCGTGTTCCACACCACCTTGCATAGCCCCTTGGCAGAGAACACGCCCATCACCCAATTGCAGTCATCAGACAACGGCCAAAGCTGGAGCGAGGTTGAAGAGAACGTCGCCTTGCCCCCGCTGCGACTGGCCGCGTTCGGGGACGCTTCTTCCGGCGTCTGGAGCCCGCTGCCGATCCAGGCGCTACGCGTGCAAATACGTGTGAGCACGCTGATCGCACCGGCCCAGGGCCTGACCCTGGATCGTGAAGTGCCACTGGACGGCTCAGCCACGCTGGACCTGATTTACCTGTAG